In Paenibacillus sp. FSL M7-0420, a single genomic region encodes these proteins:
- a CDS encoding DUF421 domain-containing protein encodes MFQHITIHIFLTVLMYIFIFLSMRIMGKREIGKLSVFDLTISIMIAEIGVFVIEDIERPIYDGVVPMATLVLIQVIVAQLSLKSRKLRLMVDGRPSILISDGKIHRGEMRRQRYNIDDLLLQLRGQNIVSPADVEFAILETSGQLTVIEKNQNVTSSNQSGNSSSGAERKEKNSDSQKDSGNAESSGGDSASVKLPKHKIRYEGLPIPLIMDGKVQDGNLEMIGKNRFWLRTQIRQKGVSDFRDVFLCSVDHKGELYIAPISPDKGKQT; translated from the coding sequence ATGTTCCAGCATATTACGATCCATATCTTTCTGACCGTGCTGATGTATATCTTCATTTTCCTGAGCATGCGCATCATGGGCAAACGTGAAATCGGTAAGCTGTCTGTATTTGACCTGACCATTTCCATCATGATTGCCGAGATTGGTGTCTTTGTAATTGAGGATATCGAGCGCCCCATCTATGATGGTGTCGTTCCTATGGCGACTCTGGTGCTGATTCAGGTTATCGTCGCACAGCTCAGCCTGAAGAGCCGGAAGCTGCGCTTAATGGTGGATGGCAGACCCAGCATTCTGATCTCGGACGGGAAGATTCACCGGGGCGAAATGCGCCGGCAGCGGTATAATATTGATGATCTGCTGCTGCAGCTCCGCGGGCAGAATATTGTCAGTCCGGCAGATGTGGAGTTCGCTATCCTGGAGACAAGCGGGCAGTTAACGGTGATCGAGAAGAACCAGAATGTCACTTCATCCAATCAGTCGGGCAACAGCAGCTCCGGCGCAGAGCGGAAGGAGAAGAACAGCGATAGCCAGAAGGACTCCGGCAATGCTGAATCATCCGGCGGTGACTCTGCTTCTGTGAAGCTGCCGAAGCATAAGATCCGTTATGAAGGACTGCCGATTCCGCTGATTATGGACGGGAAGGTGCAGGATGGCAATCTTGAGATGATCGGCAAGAACCGGTTCTGGCTTAGAACCCAGATCCGGCAGAAGGGTGTCTCTGATTTCCGGGATGTTTTCCTGTGCTCCGTGGATCATAAGGGAGAGCTCTACATTGCCCCGATTAGCCCGGATAAGGGGAAGCAAACCTAA
- a CDS encoding cation diffusion facilitator family transporter — MNDKPLPRKQTVAWTGILSDVLLALAKGSIGYLSGSKALLGDAIYSGADAAARLAGVIPWNLKQSHKAEGSAERGRAAQGSKEPMAAILFSVLIIMGGLQVAFSAIRDLTRGHLSAPGQSALAAVLLCIVFKEAVFQYQYRYFKKKGDGSHAAYADSHRFSLYTSITVFIGIALAMTGGYLDWHPLLYMDPIAALLTGCLILRKGYSLITSSVYSKKIQELPSEEAASFIETVQRVHGVIRVEQLRALEEGSYVNLHVKISVNPRISVMEAQDISECARKLLQHRFVHVGEVHMDVVPYDPGYPYKSNHELADNDIPTLLQ; from the coding sequence ATGAATGACAAACCATTACCCCGGAAACAAACCGTTGCCTGGACCGGAATCCTTAGTGATGTTCTACTCGCTCTAGCGAAGGGAAGTATCGGTTATCTGTCAGGCAGCAAGGCATTGTTGGGGGATGCAATCTATTCCGGAGCAGATGCCGCTGCCAGACTGGCGGGGGTGATTCCGTGGAACCTGAAGCAGAGTCACAAGGCAGAAGGCTCAGCGGAACGCGGCCGGGCTGCGCAAGGAAGCAAGGAGCCGATGGCGGCTATTCTGTTCTCTGTGCTGATTATTATGGGCGGGCTGCAGGTTGCCTTCTCGGCGATACGTGATTTGACCCGGGGACATCTGTCTGCACCGGGGCAGTCAGCGCTTGCCGCTGTCCTGCTGTGCATTGTGTTCAAAGAGGCGGTGTTTCAATACCAGTACCGTTATTTCAAAAAAAAGGGCGACGGCAGTCACGCGGCTTATGCTGATAGCCACAGGTTCAGCCTGTACACCTCTATAACTGTATTTATCGGGATTGCCCTGGCCATGACTGGAGGATACCTGGATTGGCATCCTCTGCTGTATATGGACCCCATCGCAGCCCTGCTGACCGGCTGTCTGATTCTGCGCAAAGGCTATTCATTAATTACTTCCTCAGTGTACAGCAAAAAGATTCAGGAGCTTCCTTCCGAGGAAGCAGCCAGCTTCATTGAGACGGTTCAGCGGGTGCATGGAGTCATCCGGGTGGAGCAGCTCCGGGCGCTGGAGGAAGGCAGTTATGTGAATCTGCATGTGAAGATTAGTGTGAATCCGCGGATCAGCGTGATGGAGGCCCAGGATATTTCAGAATGTGCCCGCAAGCTGCTGCAGCACCGGTTCGTTCATGTAGGCGAGGTTCATATGGATGTTGTGCCGTATGATCCGGGTTATCCTTATAAAAGCAATCACGAGCTCGCGGACAACGATATTCCCACGCTGCTTCAGTAG
- a CDS encoding TIGR04086 family membrane protein, whose protein sequence is MSVIRRLFSWKISSPVLSGLIRSFLWMMLGAFILSLLLWGSGLQEQDLTMYTYIVHGVAAAFGGLTAGSRALRKGWYQGALTGLLYGLAVLLIGFLALDSSPGGIDFLWVLAAAGISALGGMFGVNLQKS, encoded by the coding sequence ATGTCTGTAATCAGGCGTCTATTCTCATGGAAAATATCTAGTCCGGTATTATCGGGTTTAATCCGCTCGTTCCTGTGGATGATGCTGGGTGCGTTCATCCTCTCCCTCCTGCTCTGGGGCAGTGGACTGCAGGAACAGGATCTCACCATGTACACCTACATTGTGCACGGCGTCGCTGCCGCATTCGGAGGCTTGACCGCAGGCAGCAGGGCCCTCCGCAAAGGCTGGTACCAGGGCGCACTCACCGGCTTGCTATACGGACTGGCTGTGCTGCTGATTGGATTTCTGGCTCTTGACAGTTCGCCGGGGGGAATAGACTTCCTGTGGGTTCTGGCGGCTGCAGGCATTAGCGCACTTGGAGGAATGTTTGGAGTTAATTTACAGAAATCCTAA
- the secF gene encoding protein translocase subunit SecF has translation MRFKKELDFVHLSKFFYIFSIALTVAGLVFLATFGLNYSVDFKAGSNVDVALSKSVTLAELQPALKGAGIEHEPTVTIGDKRVNIRYDQELSDAQSETLKQSINKIDDKASFEINTVDTEMAKELARNAIYSVLLSSIGIIIYVSIRFEWRFALASIVALLHDAFMVVAVFSIFRLEVDITFIVAVLTIIGYSINDTIVIFDRIRENLRFGKQKSYEDLKHLVNKSVMQTLMRSLYTAFTVFIAAFFLLIMGGESIRMFSLAMVIGLLFGAYSSIFIASPLWLLLKKNQKPAAKTPAKA, from the coding sequence GTGCGCTTTAAGAAAGAGCTTGATTTCGTACATTTAAGTAAATTCTTCTATATCTTCTCGATTGCCCTTACTGTGGCGGGGCTCGTCTTTCTGGCAACCTTCGGCCTGAACTACAGCGTTGACTTCAAGGCCGGGTCCAATGTGGACGTAGCGCTCTCCAAGAGTGTCACGCTGGCTGAGCTGCAGCCGGCTCTAAAGGGTGCGGGCATCGAGCATGAACCAACCGTTACCATCGGCGACAAGCGGGTCAACATCCGCTATGATCAAGAGCTGAGTGATGCACAAAGTGAGACCCTCAAGCAGTCAATCAACAAGATTGATGACAAGGCGTCTTTTGAAATCAATACCGTAGATACTGAGATGGCCAAGGAACTGGCCCGCAATGCGATCTATTCCGTGCTGCTATCCAGTATCGGGATTATCATCTATGTAAGTATCCGTTTTGAATGGCGTTTTGCGCTGGCTTCCATTGTGGCGCTGCTTCATGACGCATTCATGGTAGTGGCGGTCTTCTCGATCTTCCGTCTGGAGGTAGACATCACCTTCATTGTCGCGGTGCTGACCATTATCGGTTACTCAATTAACGATACCATCGTTATCTTTGACCGGATCCGCGAGAATCTGCGCTTCGGCAAGCAGAAGTCGTATGAGGATCTGAAGCACCTGGTTAACAAAAGTGTAATGCAGACACTCATGCGTTCTCTTTATACAGCCTTCACTGTATTTATTGCCGCATTCTTCCTGCTGATTATGGGCGGGGAGTCGATCCGTATGTTCTCGCTTGCTATGGTTATCGGTCTGCTCTTCGGAGCGTATTCATCGATCTTCATCGCAAGTCCGCTCTGGCTGCTCCTGAAAAAGAACCAGAAGCCTGCGGCGAAGACCCCGGCCAAAGCCTAG
- the secD gene encoding protein translocase subunit SecD, translated as MKRMMSFIITVVVLTGVMVFTTPGLLDRVRLGLDLKGGFEILYHAEPMDTGGTLTRASLQKTAESLEKRANALGTSEPEVTTEGTDRIRLKIAGVTDEAEVRKKMKEPAVLTFRSANEGDAPGVYSKIELVGSDFVEGAAEVQRDQLNRPEISISIKDKKKFAEITERLLGKELAIYLDENLLSSPPTVRAVLTDGKASISGGYTLDEAREIADTINLGALPLKLTEKYSQSVGATLGKQSLDETVRAGIVGSVIILIFMLLMYRLPGVLASFALILHTWLLILVFVLADFTLTLPGIAAFILGIGMAVDANIITNERIREEMRSGKGIMSSVKAGNKTSFRTVMDANVTTIIVAAVMFAFGTGAVKGFALILIVEIVLSIVTNLYFAHWLLTVLVKAGALKKPKQFGVKESDISAL; from the coding sequence ATGAAGAGAATGATGAGCTTTATCATTACCGTGGTCGTTCTAACCGGCGTCATGGTATTTACTACTCCCGGGCTGCTGGACAGAGTCCGTCTGGGTCTTGACCTCAAGGGCGGATTCGAAATTCTGTACCACGCCGAGCCAATGGATACGGGAGGAACTCTGACCCGCGCTTCACTGCAGAAGACTGCAGAGAGCCTCGAGAAGCGGGCGAATGCACTCGGAACCAGCGAGCCTGAGGTGACCACCGAAGGTACGGACCGCATCCGTCTGAAGATCGCAGGTGTGACGGACGAAGCAGAGGTCCGCAAAAAAATGAAAGAACCCGCAGTTCTGACCTTCCGCAGTGCCAATGAAGGGGATGCTCCCGGGGTATACAGCAAGATTGAGCTTGTAGGCAGTGACTTTGTTGAAGGTGCGGCAGAGGTTCAGCGCGATCAACTGAACCGGCCCGAAATCAGCATCTCCATCAAAGACAAGAAGAAATTCGCAGAGATTACCGAGCGCCTGCTGGGTAAGGAACTCGCCATCTATCTGGATGAGAATCTGTTATCTTCGCCTCCCACGGTACGAGCTGTCCTGACCGATGGTAAGGCTTCGATTTCCGGGGGATATACACTGGATGAAGCCCGTGAGATTGCCGATACCATCAACCTCGGTGCTTTGCCGCTGAAGCTGACAGAGAAATATTCCCAGAGCGTAGGGGCTACACTGGGTAAGCAATCCTTGGATGAGACCGTCAGAGCCGGGATTGTCGGTTCTGTGATTATTTTGATCTTCATGCTGCTTATGTACCGTCTTCCGGGCGTACTGGCCAGCTTTGCGCTGATCCTGCACACCTGGCTGCTGATTCTGGTATTTGTCCTGGCAGACTTTACACTGACCCTTCCCGGGATCGCCGCGTTCATCCTCGGTATAGGGATGGCCGTCGATGCCAATATCATTACCAATGAACGGATCAGGGAAGAAATGCGCAGCGGGAAGGGCATTATGTCTTCCGTCAAAGCAGGGAACAAGACCTCCTTCCGTACAGTTATGGATGCGAATGTAACCACTATTATCGTAGCGGCTGTCATGTTCGCCTTCGGTACGGGTGCGGTTAAAGGCTTCGCACTGATTCTGATCGTGGAAATTGTACTAAGTATCGTAACAAACCTTTATTTTGCCCACTGGCTGCTGACAGTGCTGGTTAAAGCCGGCGCACTCAAGAAGCCGAAGCAATTTGGGGTAAAGGAGAGTGACATCAGTGCGCTTTAA
- the recJ gene encoding single-stranded-DNA-specific exonuclease RecJ, whose product MLHSKTSWQSPAADSERISELARSLSISPLLSSLLVQRGLDTADKARVFMDSGAEDRHDPFLLKGMAEAVPRIQKALQEEEHILVYGDYDADGVSSTALMIYLLRHLGASFDIYIPHRSNEGYGLHNHALDWAVQQGVSLVITVDTGISAYHQIAYASELGIDVIVTDHHEPPELLPEAYALINPKLPDCPYPFKGLAGVGVAYKLAEALLGSEVPEEWCEIAAIGTVADLMPLLGENRSLVRRGLSSMRNSSFPGIRALLAVGGIAMNTVSAVNIAFGMAPRINASGRLDHAGRAVTLLTTEDAAEAEHFAGELDLLNKERQLVVERIVTEATVKLEERISRSGLPDIIVLADQGWNVGVVGIVASKLLERYYRPVIILDIHPETGMCKGSARSIPGLDIYAALSSCAGLMDHFGGHPAAAGMSVPQDKLEAFDAALNSYAASVLTPEDFVAVTAADGEVSIADLTLQAALELERLAPFGMANPLPRFILRGAVVKETRKMGQEGKHLKLVLQQDKLTIEAVAFGKGPLAELLPDGTAVDVLAELSVNEWNGSRKPQLMLQDLAVPKAQLFDLRGAADAVKQAAHLQELLRTYSGSSPDRSAAVFQNSRTTPLRDLKGMSLWVYDEAAGITAVHQPEGTRDEEGLSLLCVLDMPESPEQLEALFTAFPGAENIALLHSIRDGRDRLQVPTRDHFKSLYQWIAAIAAAPTPEHEVLLRLSRQSALGMRMVSRMLDVFAELDFIERSGGTITFVPQPAAKSLSTSEHFVRLGKTAEMEQYFMEGSRSELQEFMLSRRLGAS is encoded by the coding sequence TTGCTTCATTCAAAAACAAGCTGGCAATCTCCGGCAGCCGATTCCGAGCGTATTTCGGAACTGGCCCGGAGCCTTTCTATTTCTCCGCTCCTTTCTTCACTGCTAGTGCAAAGAGGGTTGGATACCGCCGACAAGGCACGGGTATTCATGGATTCAGGAGCGGAAGATAGACATGATCCATTCCTGCTCAAAGGAATGGCTGAAGCGGTGCCGCGGATACAGAAGGCACTGCAAGAGGAAGAGCATATTCTGGTGTATGGTGATTATGATGCAGACGGGGTTTCCAGCACTGCGCTGATGATCTACCTTCTGCGTCATCTTGGGGCCTCTTTTGACATTTATATTCCCCATCGCTCCAATGAAGGCTATGGACTGCATAATCATGCGCTGGACTGGGCGGTCCAGCAGGGTGTATCTCTCGTCATTACGGTTGATACTGGTATCAGTGCCTATCATCAGATTGCCTATGCCTCGGAGCTGGGCATTGATGTTATTGTCACGGATCATCATGAGCCGCCGGAGCTGCTGCCCGAGGCGTATGCCCTGATTAACCCGAAGCTGCCGGACTGCCCGTATCCGTTCAAGGGTCTGGCCGGAGTGGGTGTGGCTTACAAGCTGGCTGAGGCGCTCCTTGGCAGCGAAGTGCCGGAGGAATGGTGTGAGATTGCCGCTATCGGTACCGTAGCTGACCTGATGCCGCTGCTGGGCGAGAACCGCAGTCTGGTGCGCAGAGGTCTCAGCAGCATGCGGAATTCGTCGTTCCCGGGCATCCGTGCGCTGCTCGCGGTAGGCGGTATTGCGATGAACACCGTCAGTGCGGTCAATATCGCCTTCGGTATGGCGCCGCGTATTAATGCCAGCGGAAGACTGGATCATGCTGGCCGGGCGGTTACACTGCTGACCACGGAAGATGCGGCAGAAGCTGAGCATTTTGCCGGAGAGCTGGATCTGCTGAACAAGGAGCGCCAACTGGTTGTCGAGCGAATTGTCACCGAAGCCACAGTCAAGCTGGAGGAGAGAATCAGCCGGAGCGGACTGCCGGATATTATTGTGCTGGCGGACCAGGGCTGGAATGTCGGTGTAGTCGGCATTGTGGCCTCCAAGCTGCTGGAGCGGTATTACCGTCCGGTCATTATTCTGGACATTCATCCGGAGACCGGGATGTGCAAGGGCTCTGCCCGCTCCATCCCGGGCCTCGATATCTATGCTGCCTTATCCTCATGTGCCGGGCTGATGGACCACTTCGGAGGACATCCGGCCGCTGCAGGGATGAGTGTGCCGCAGGACAAGCTGGAAGCCTTCGATGCGGCGCTGAATAGCTATGCTGCGTCTGTTCTGACACCGGAGGACTTCGTAGCTGTTACAGCTGCGGATGGTGAAGTATCCATTGCGGATCTGACCCTCCAGGCTGCGCTTGAGCTGGAGCGGCTTGCGCCGTTCGGCATGGCCAATCCGCTGCCGAGATTCATTCTACGCGGAGCAGTTGTGAAGGAGACGCGGAAGATGGGCCAGGAGGGCAAGCACCTTAAGCTTGTGCTCCAGCAGGACAAGCTGACAATTGAAGCTGTAGCGTTCGGCAAGGGGCCGCTGGCTGAGCTGCTTCCGGACGGTACAGCCGTGGATGTTCTGGCAGAGCTGTCCGTCAATGAATGGAACGGCTCGCGCAAGCCTCAGCTGATGCTGCAGGATCTTGCGGTACCGAAGGCGCAGCTGTTCGATCTGCGCGGCGCGGCCGATGCCGTCAAGCAGGCGGCGCATCTTCAGGAGCTGCTCCGCACCTATAGCGGAAGCAGTCCGGACCGGAGTGCAGCGGTCTTCCAGAACAGCCGGACAACGCCGCTGCGTGATCTGAAGGGCATGTCCCTCTGGGTATACGATGAGGCAGCCGGGATCACTGCTGTACATCAGCCGGAGGGCACGCGTGACGAAGAGGGACTGTCACTGCTCTGTGTGCTGGATATGCCGGAGTCCCCGGAGCAGCTGGAAGCACTGTTTACTGCTTTTCCGGGGGCGGAGAACATTGCCTTGCTGCATTCCATCCGTGACGGGCGTGACCGGCTGCAGGTTCCTACCCGTGATCATTTCAAATCGTTATATCAATGGATTGCTGCAATCGCTGCAGCTCCAACTCCTGAGCATGAAGTGCTGCTGCGGCTCAGCCGCCAGTCGGCGCTTGGTATGCGTATGGTGAGCAGAATGCTGGATGTGTTCGCTGAGCTTGACTTCATTGAGCGCAGCGGCGGCACAATCACCTTTGTCCCGCAGCCTGCCGCCAAGAGTCTGAGCACATCAGAGCATTTCGTCAGACTGGGCAAGACGGCGGAGATGGAGCAGTATTTCATGGAAGGCAGCCGCAGTGAATTGCAGGAATTCATGCTGTCACGGCGTTTAGGGGCCTCATAA
- the spoVB gene encoding stage V sporulation protein B, whose translation MRKQTFIQGTIILLLAGIINRMLGFIPRIALPRIIGAEGVGLYQLGYPFFIVLITVITGGIPLAIAKLVAEAEGENRPEQSRKILQTGLALSLSLGIVFTFVALFSASWVSSVLLTDQRVYYTFVSMTPMIAIVAVSSIYRGYFQGRQNMIPSAFSSVLESVIRIFFMLWFSWMLLPKGIAFAAAGAMLGVTVGEIAGMLALLGQYYFNDKKDRSELPPIVDTMVQDTQGSAGREPAQTTTPVFKRLIGISIPVTAGRLIGSFSYLLESIITVRSLALAGIAAAAATAQYGSLQGMVIPLLLLPGVLSSSLAVSLVPSLSEAAARNDLPTIHKRMHQALRLAMVTGAPFAAVMYILAVPLCTLMYGNAADTAPMLRMMAPFAVFLYVQAPLQAALQAMDRPGKALINTLIGAVVKILLILLLASRPEYGILGAIIAIMVNSLLVTLLHGYSVVKLTAMSLRWSDPLKILAATVIMAAGMSYVYTSVPISPSQWIQFLAAAFCGMAIYLSICLLSGLISRRDLERVPFFRRWRS comes from the coding sequence GTGAGGAAACAGACCTTTATACAAGGAACGATCATCCTGCTGCTCGCCGGTATCATTAACCGGATGCTTGGCTTCATTCCCCGGATTGCCCTGCCCCGGATCATCGGCGCTGAGGGAGTGGGTCTGTATCAGCTCGGATACCCGTTTTTCATTGTGCTCATTACGGTAATTACGGGGGGAATCCCGCTGGCGATTGCCAAGCTGGTTGCCGAAGCCGAAGGGGAGAACCGCCCGGAGCAGTCGCGCAAAATCCTGCAAACCGGCCTCGCTCTCAGCCTGTCGCTGGGCATTGTGTTCACCTTCGTCGCCCTGTTCAGCGCCTCCTGGGTATCCAGCGTTCTTCTGACGGACCAGCGTGTCTATTATACCTTCGTCAGCATGACCCCCATGATTGCCATCGTCGCCGTTTCATCCATCTACCGGGGATACTTTCAAGGCAGGCAGAACATGATTCCCTCGGCCTTCTCCTCCGTGCTGGAATCGGTCATCCGGATCTTCTTCATGCTGTGGTTCTCCTGGATGCTGCTGCCGAAGGGCATCGCCTTTGCAGCTGCGGGTGCGATGCTTGGCGTGACTGTGGGGGAGATCGCCGGAATGCTGGCCCTGCTGGGGCAATATTATTTTAACGACAAAAAAGACAGGTCTGAACTCCCGCCTATCGTAGATACTATGGTTCAGGATACGCAGGGCAGTGCCGGACGCGAACCCGCGCAGACGACTACACCTGTCTTTAAGCGTCTCATCGGCATTTCAATACCGGTAACTGCCGGACGGCTGATCGGCTCATTCTCTTACCTTCTGGAATCGATTATTACCGTGCGCAGCCTCGCGCTTGCCGGAATCGCAGCCGCCGCCGCAACCGCACAATATGGTTCCTTGCAGGGAATGGTGATTCCGCTGCTGCTGCTGCCGGGTGTGCTCAGCTCCTCGCTGGCCGTCTCCCTTGTCCCTTCCTTATCCGAGGCCGCAGCCCGCAACGATTTGCCCACGATTCACAAAAGAATGCACCAGGCCCTGCGGCTCGCCATGGTGACCGGTGCCCCGTTTGCTGCTGTTATGTATATTCTTGCCGTACCGCTCTGTACGCTAATGTACGGCAATGCAGCGGATACGGCCCCTATGCTTAGGATGATGGCCCCGTTCGCTGTGTTTCTCTATGTCCAGGCCCCGCTGCAGGCTGCCCTTCAGGCCATGGACCGGCCGGGTAAGGCACTGATCAATACGCTGATAGGAGCCGTTGTCAAAATCCTGCTGATTCTCCTGCTGGCCTCCCGGCCCGAGTACGGCATTCTGGGCGCCATCATCGCCATTATGGTCAACAGCTTACTTGTCACGCTTCTGCACGGCTACAGTGTAGTCAAGCTCACCGCCATGTCCTTGCGCTGGTCGGACCCGCTCAAAATCCTGGCCGCTACGGTCATCATGGCCGCCGGGATGTCGTATGTGTATACGTCCGTTCCGATCTCCCCGTCGCAGTGGATACAATTCTTAGCCGCTGCCTTCTGCGGCATGGCCATCTATCTGAGCATCTGCCTGTTATCCGGGCTGATCTCCAGGCGTGACCTGGAGCGTGTGCCCTTTTTCAGACGCTGGCGCAGTTAG
- a CDS encoding post-transcriptional regulator, giving the protein MESEQWRYDELSEDIEAMCISKAEEFRLLGYEYVTGKDIWDCISRNYAKEGRPPLHRLVNDIYSLKSGSYMTYLTLAAYRGLN; this is encoded by the coding sequence GTGGAATCGGAACAATGGAGATATGACGAGCTTAGTGAAGATATCGAAGCCATGTGCATCAGCAAAGCGGAGGAATTCCGGCTCCTCGGCTATGAATATGTGACCGGTAAGGATATTTGGGATTGCATCAGCCGCAATTATGCCAAGGAGGGAAGACCTCCCCTGCACAGGCTGGTCAATGACATTTATTCACTCAAGTCAGGCAGTTATATGACTTATCTGACCTTGGCGGCCTACCGGGGATTGAATTAA
- a CDS encoding adenine phosphoribosyltransferase, producing the protein MDFKNNIRVIPDFPQAGISFKDITTLLKDGAAYRAAIDELKALVAHLEIDVIAGPEARGFVVGAPLAYALGVGFVPIRKSGKLPYETIEVGYDLEYGKDTLAVHTDAIKPGQKVLIADDLLATGGTIATSVNLVEQLGGQVVGAAFLIELTALAGRDKLSDIEVVTLLTYED; encoded by the coding sequence TTGGATTTCAAAAACAATATTCGCGTAATTCCGGATTTCCCCCAGGCTGGAATCAGCTTCAAAGATATTACTACACTGCTGAAGGACGGCGCTGCGTACCGTGCAGCCATCGATGAGCTTAAAGCTCTCGTGGCCCACCTGGAGATCGATGTCATTGCCGGACCGGAGGCGCGCGGCTTTGTAGTGGGCGCACCGCTGGCTTACGCGCTGGGTGTAGGCTTCGTGCCGATCCGCAAAAGCGGCAAGCTTCCTTATGAGACAATCGAAGTGGGCTATGATCTGGAATACGGCAAGGATACCCTCGCTGTGCATACCGATGCGATCAAGCCAGGCCAGAAGGTGCTGATTGCTGATGATCTGCTGGCTACCGGAGGGACGATTGCTACTTCTGTCAACCTGGTGGAGCAGCTTGGAGGTCAGGTGGTCGGCGCTGCATTCCTGATCGAGCTGACGGCTCTGGCCGGACGGGACAAGCTGTCGGATATTGAAGTGGTTACTTTGTTGACTTACGAGGATTAA